A window from Salminus brasiliensis chromosome 7, fSalBra1.hap2, whole genome shotgun sequence encodes these proteins:
- the LOC140559469 gene encoding allantoinase, mitochondrial, with the protein MEAGSTVSAVRSQRVLIGEEIRPALITIKEGKIHNILPDPGAALYTAGEVLDVDNSLVMPGIVDCHVHVNEPGRTAWEGYWTATRAAAAGGVTTIVDMPLNSIPPTTTLENFHEKLQAAMGQCFVDTAFWGGVIPGNQLELRPMVRAGVAGFKCFLIYSGVDEFPHVRESDLHTAMRQLQGTGSVLLFHAEKEVQQPLAEDGDPCEYSTFLRSRPDIMELEAIRTVTELCLHYQVRCHIVHLSSAQSLELIRTARQAGAPLTVETTHHYLTLSAEDIPSRATQFKCCPPIRGIANQEQLWSALKAGDIDMVVSDHSPCTPNLKHLESGDFTQAWGGISSLQFGLPLFWSSACNRGLSIPDVVRLLCKKPAQLCRLDNQKGSLTPGHDADLVIWDPEKELTVKQDNIHHKNKLTPYLGLALRGEVKGTIVRGKLVYFNGSFSPQALGQPLLIDHSPTPAAL; encoded by the exons ATGGAGGCAGGATCCACAGTGAGTGCTGTAAGGAGCCAGAGGGTCTTGATTGGGGAAGAGATTCGGCCTGCGCTGATCACCATAAAGGAAGGAAAGATCCATAATATCCTGCCTGATCCAGGAGCCGCTCTGTACACAGCTGGAGAG GTGCTGGATGTGGACAATAGTCTGGTGATGCCAGGTATAGTGGACTGCCATGTTCACGTTAATGAGCCAGGTCGCACAGCATGGGAGGGGTATTGGACCGCAACACGggctgcagcagcaggaggagtgACCACCATTGTGGACATGCCCCT CAACAGCATCCCACCCACCACTACTCTTGAGAACTTCCATGAAAAGCTGCAAGCTGCTATGGGCCAATGCTTTGTGGACACAGCATTCTGGGGAGGGGTCATTCCTGGCAACCAG CTCGAGCTCAGGCCCATGGTGCGAGCCGGAGTGGCCGGTTTTAAATGTTTCCTCATCTACAGTGGAGTGGATGAGTTCCCccatgtgagagagagtgacctGCATACAGCTATGAGACAGCTCCAAGGGACAGGGAGCGTTCTGCTG TTCCATGCCGAGAAAGAGGTCCAGCAGCCACTGGCAGAAGACGGAG ATCCATGCGAGTACTCCACCTTTCTAAGATCCAGACCTGATATCATGGAGCTTGAGGCCATACGAACAGTCACTGAGCTCTGCCTGCACTACCA GGTTCGATGCCACATTGTGCACTTATCTTCAGCCCAGTCTCTGGAGTTAATCCGGACTGCCAGGCAGGCTGGAGCTCCATTAACTGTGGAGACGACCCATCACTACCTCACCCTGTCTGCAGAGGACATCCCATCCAGGGCCACCCAGTTCAAATGCTGCCCACCCATAAGAGGCATAGCCAACCAG GAGCAGCTGTGGTCAGCATTAAAAGCTGGTGATATAGACATGGTTGTGTCTGACCACTCTCCCTGCACACCCAACCTCAAACACCTGGAGAGTGGGGATTTCACTCAGGCTTGGGGCGGCATCTCCTCTCTGCAGTTTG GTCTTCCTCTGTTCTGGAGCTCAGCTTGCAATAGAGGTCTCTCCATTCCTGACGTGGTGAGACTCCTGTGTAAAAAACCTGCACAACTGTGTCGCCTTGACAACCAAAAAGGCAGTCTAACGCCAGGTCACGATGCAGATTTAGTCATCTGGGATCCAGAGAAAGAACTCACG GTGAAACAGGACAACATACATCACAAAAATAAA TTGACCCCATATCTTGGCCTTGCACTACGTGGAGAGGTTAAAGGTACCATAGTTCGAGGAAAACTGGTGTACTTCAATGGCTCCTTCAGTCCTCAGGCTCTAGGACAACCCTTACTCATAGACCACAGCCCAACACCGGCAGCTCTGTGA